The Penaeus vannamei isolate JL-2024 chromosome 16, ASM4276789v1, whole genome shotgun sequence genome includes a window with the following:
- the LOC113814162 gene encoding uncharacterized protein, whose product MEFSTVDLMLLTLPETLKGEGEKLMEMSRLIEEERLFRNGSKFRRHSKPRTHEEIQEKRMDQMKKARESAEPLAIAKLIMEIWSPKMRQHAEKVILNKAVQMDYLKESHLRWVFVLEGCCVEEASDFDWVIDDQDEAIIELIWNRFNMKQHFYDTWFHRLWIQRSYDRLKTFLPLLSAEMISRHDLSKFAFSQAVGYTLKWVHNVYNQIWKSACDLHLNNEPHHPQVWKSPTPEEKRKKLECWLTDVCDFRNGCPYGIDINNLDLQSQDFAEPFLQESFLDMVAVEWERKKGQRLDITTRELVYMDDKFLQRYSPVQHQIVHNLIQNIILSDKSWNDITLSEREKKLLSTIPQDRHAVIACQIENQKKAEVARQVKLANEVEKGSSKFSGKPSEEMIQRGHDIAYFITVCRVVTEIWNAKFRQYAEKLLLKKAVSEGFIEEKQVKWVSVFHPPIEDDSEEQIMLDDDLVLQILWEDFNLQKHFSAVNIHRYWVKQSYLRLSQFMKELPEEVIERHDLTKFALSQSLGYTLKFIHEVNYPVWRKACNMHLNCEPHHPEMWSGKHNPEDKQLCLENWLCVQAAGYTYGLDLSTLDFASEDMAKLFLLESLLDMVAVEWERNKGQRPDLTYTELVYMEDRFLARYSPKDKDFILELMSIIRQADKKTNID is encoded by the coding sequence ATGGAGTTTTCTACTGTAGATTTAATGCTCCTAACATTACCTGAAAcattgaagggagaaggagagaagcttATGGAAATGTCCAGGCTTATAGAAGAAGAACGATTATTTCGAAATGGATCAAAGTTTAGAAGACATTCCAAACCCAGGACACATGAAGAAATACAGGAAAAGCGAATGGACCAGATGAAGAAGGCTAGGGAAAGTGCTGAGCCTCTTGCAATTGCAAAGTTGATAATGGAAATTTGGTCTCCCAAGATGCGACAACATGCAGAAAAAGTAATACTGAACAAGGCAGTACAAATGGATTACCTGAAAGAGTCTCACCTTCGATGGGTTTTTGTTCTTGAGGGTTGTTGCGTTGAAGAGGCCTCAGATTTTGATTGGGTCATAGACGACCAGGATGAAGCCATCATTGAGCTAATTTGGAACAGATTCAATATGAAGCAGCACTTCTATGATACCTGGTTTCATCGTCTATGGATTCAAAGATCATATGATCGGCTGAAGACATTCCTACCACTCCTATCTGCTGAAATGATAAGTCGTCATGATCTCAGTAAGTTTGCTTTCAGCCAAGCAGTTGGATACACACTGAAATGGGTACACAATGTATATAATCAGATATGGAAGAGTGCTTGTGATCTTCACCTGAACAATGAACCCCATCATCCTCAAGTCTGGAAGTCTCCTAcaccagaagaaaagagaaagaagctgGAATGTTGGCTAACAGATGTATGTGATTTTCGAAATGGCTGCCCATatggtattgatattaataatcttGATCTGCAGTCGCAGGATTTTGCAGAACCATTTTTACAGGAAAGCTTCTTGGATATGGTTGCTGTtgagtgggaaaggaagaagggtcaGCGCCTTGACATAACTACCAGGGAACTTGTGTATATGGATGACAAATTTTTGCAGAGATACAGTCCAGTCCAGCATCAAATAGTTCATAATCTAATCCAAAACATAATTTTGTCTGACAAAAGCTGGAATGATATTACTCTgtcagaaagggaaaaaaagttattATCAACCATTCCTCAAGACAGACATGCAGTTATTGCTTGTCAGATTGAAAATCAGAAGAAGGCTGAAGTTGCTAGACAGGTAAAACTGGCCAATGAGGTGGAGAAAGGCAGCAGTAAATTCAGTGGTAAACCAAGTGAGGAGATGATTCAGCGAGGACATGACATTGCTTATTTCATTACAGTATGCCGTGTGGTAACAGAAATCTGGAATGCTAAATTCAGGCAGTATGCAGAGAAGCTTCTGCTAAAAAAAGCAGTAAGTGAAGGCTTCATTGAAGAAAAACAAGTGAAATGGGTGTCAGTATTTCATCCACCAATAGAAGATGATAGTGAAGAACAAATTATGCTGGATGATGATCTTGTACTGCAAATACTATGGGAAGATTTCAACTTGCAAAAACATTTCAGTGCTGTAAATATCCACAGGTACTGGGTAAAGCAGAGTTATCTGAGGTTGTCACAGTTTATGAAAGAGTTACCAGAAGAGGTAATTGAGCGTCATGACCTTACCAAGTTTGCTCTGTCTCAGTCATTAGGGTACACTTTAAAATTTATACATGAAGTAAACTATCCAGTTTGGCGCAAAGCATGCAATATGCACCTGAATTGTGAACCACACCATCCAGAGATGTGGTCAGGAAAGCACAATCCTGAAGATAAACAGTTGTGCTTGGAGAACTGGCTATGTGTCCAGGCTGCAGGCTACACATATGGTTTGGATCTTAGCACACTGGACTTTGCTTCGGAAGATATGGCCAAGTTATTTCTATTAGAGAGTTTGCTGGACATGGTGGCTGTTGAGTGGGAAAGGAACAAGGGACAGCGGCCAGATCTGACTTACACAGAACTAGTTTACATGGAAGACAGGTTCTTGGCTCGCTATTCACCAAAGGACAAAGATTTCATTCTTGAGCTGATGTCCATTATTAGACAAGCAGATAAGAAAACTAATATTGATTGA
- the LOC113823053 gene encoding fatty acid-binding protein has product MVKFEGTYKHDKDDNLEAVFAKMGMNFFIRKLASRSKPTVDINVNDDSWTITTTLPIKTLTWNFKMGQSVPVDGPEGLIESVFTLDGDKMLQTPVDLANDKAILIERLFTDEGMVQTMTHKPSGTVAKRWFVRA; this is encoded by the exons ATGGTGAAGTTCGAGGGTACTTACAAACACGACAAGGATGACAATTTAGAAGCCGTTTTCGCCAAGATGG GCATGAACTTCTTCATCCGAAAACTGGCGTCGAGGAGCAAGCCGACGGTAGACATTAACGTGAACGACGACAGCTGGACCATCACCACCACGCTGCCCATCAAGACCCTCACGTGGAATTTCAAGATGGGGCAGAGCGTGCCTGTGGACGGGCCGGAAGGGTTGATTGAg TCTGTGTTCACCCTAGACGGCGATAAGATGTTGCAAACGCCCGTGGACTTGGCGAATGACAAGGCTATACTAATCGAGAGGCTTTTCACTGACGAAGGGATGGTGCAG acGATGACCCACAAACCATCGGGAACAGTGGCCAAAAGGTGGTTTGTGCGAGCATAA